The genomic DNA GGCTGACCAGCGGCAATCCGCAGCTGTTCTTTGATTAAGTCGATACCGGTGACCATCTCAGTAACGGGATGCTCCACCTGAATACGGGTATTCATTTCAATGAAGTAGAACTCACCGTTTTCATAGAGGAACTCAAAGGTGCCTGCACCGCGGTAGTTGATCTCAATACAAGCTCGAGTACAACGTTCACCAATATAACGGCGCATATCTTCGGTAATACCCGGTGCAGGTGCTTCTTCAACCACTTTTTGGTGGCGACGTTGCATTGAACAATCGCGCTCACCAAGGTGAATGGCGCCACCTTGACCATCAGAAAGTACTTGAACCTCTACGTGACGAGGGTTTTCCAAGTATTTTTCCATGTATACGATGTCGTTATTAAAGGCCGCGCCGGCTTCTGCTTTAGTCATGGCGATGCTTTGAATGAGTTCACTTTCTTTGCGAACCACTCGCATACCACGACCACCACCGCCGCCAGCAGCTTTAATGATAACTGGGTAACCAATGCGCTTAGCAATTTGAATGTTTTTCTGCTCATCTTCGCCAAGTGGGCCATCAGAACCCGGCACGCAAGGTACGCCAGCTTTTTTCATCGCTTTAATCGCTTCAACTTTATCGCCCATCATACGGATGGTGTCGGCTTTAGGGCCGATGAAGATGAAACCACTTTTTTCAACGATTTCAGAAAACTCAGCATTTTCTGATAAAAAGCCATAACCAGGGTGAATGGCTACGGCGTCAGTCACTTCGGCAGCGGCAATAATCCGTGGAATGTCGAGGTAACTGTCGGTAGCGGCGGGCTTGCCAATACAGATTGATTCATCGGCTAACAGGACATGTTTTAAGTCTCGGTCGGCAGTTGAATGCACCGCTACTGTTTTAATCCCTAGCTCTTTACAAGCGCGCAAAATGCGTAAGGCAATTTCACCGCGGTTAGCAATAACTACTTTATCTAGCATACAAATGCCTCTTTATTCGATGATGAATAGCGGTTCATCAAATTCAACAGCTTCGCCGTCGTTGACTAAGATGGCTTTCACTACACCGGCTTTGTCAGCTTCAATCTGGTTCATCATCTTCATGGCTTCGATGATGCAAAGTGTATCGCCTACGTTTACTTGTTGGCCTTCTTGTACAAAAGGTGCCGCTTCTGGAGAAGAAGAACGGTAGAAGGTGCCAACCATTGGCGATAATAATTGATGACCGCTTGGGGCTTCGCTAGCTGCTGGAGCGGCTGCTGGTGCAGCGGGGGCAGGCGCTGGCGCTGGCGCTGCAACGGGTGCGGCATGTGCTACAGGTGCATGTACAGCATGGGTCGCACCGCTGAAGTTACGGCTGATGCGAACCGATTCTTCACCTTCGGTGATTTCTAGTTCGGCAACGCCTGATTCTTCAACTAATTCGATTAATTTTTTAATCTTGCGAATATCCATAAGGGCTCTCTTTATCGTATATGGTTAATTACATTACTGTTGCTGCAGCTTATTTACCGCTGCAGTTAAAGCAAACTGATATCCTTGACTACCTAGGCCGCAAATCACGCCTTCAGCTTTATCGGCAAGATAAGAATGATGACGGAAGGGCTCTCGTGCGTGCACGTTAGATAGGTGGATTTCTATAAAAGGAATGTTAACACCCAGTAAAGCATCTCTAAGTGCTACACTGGTGTGAGTGAATGCCGCGGGGTTGATGATGATAAAATCTACTTCACCCATGGCTTGGTGAATGCGCTCAATGAGCTCACCTTCAATATTGGATTGGAAATCAGCAAGGCTAACTCCCAAGTCGCTGGCTTGAGCTTGTAGCTGTTCAACAATGTCGTTTAAGGTTTGATGGCCATAAACTTCAGGCTCGCGTTTACCTAATAAGTTTAAATTAGGGCCATTAAGTAACAAAATCGAGAATTTATTAGTCATTTTCGTTGAAAAGCCAGCTTAAATTGGAAAACATGTCGATGAGTTGAGATTAGCACATTTTTTTTAGATGAATGTGCTAAGTCATCGACATTTTTCGCAATTATAGGGATTTCGCAGAAAATGGCAGCATTTTTCTGGTCTAATCAGTTAGTTTCGACCATTGGTTCTGTAGTTAAGTTACGCAACCATTTTTTCTGATGCATCCGCCAAAAACACAACATTGCCTTAAATACTTCCTCGCTAAGCGCAATGCAGTATGCGGTGATAAGGCTTACGTCGAACACCATAATGGCGATAGTGGTGAGCATTAATCCTACCCCCCATTGGCTAAAGGTATCTGACATCAGGCAGAAACTATTATCGCCACCACTTCGAAGAATGCCGTTAATCAATACCATGTTAAAGATGCGCAGCCAGGTAGACGCAGCCAAGATTAACACCATAGTTTTCGCCAAAGTTAGTGTTTCGGCTTCGAGCGCGCCAAACAAATTGAGTAAGGGATAGCTTAATAACCAAATCGCTACGCCTATACCGAGGGCGGCAATCGGGCTGACTAATAATGACAGACGTGCGTCAATCCAGGCTTGGCAAAAATTATTGGCGCCAAGTTTGTTACCCACCATGATCGAACAGGCGCTAGAGAAGCCAATGAAGCAAGAAATAGCGATACCTTCAATTGGGCTAATTAAACTCATTGCTGCCAAAGCGTTGGTACCTAGTTGGCCATATAAGGTAGCAAACATAAATACGCCACTCGACCAAATAGCAAAGTTGATAATTAACGGCGCAGCGAGTTTGCTGTATTTCACCAGTTCGGTACGCTTAAATTGCCAAAAACCAACCAAACATGCCTTGACGAGAGGGTGAGACTGCCACCATAAGCTTAACCACAATACGCTGATCTGCAGCGCGCGTGCGATGACCGTTGCCACACCAGCGCCCACAATGCCCATGGCCGGAATCGGACCAAAGCCAAAGATCAGTAGTTGGTTAAGTGCCACGTTGGCAATAACGGCGAAAATACTAATGTATAGGGGTAATTTAGTATTACCGCTAGCCCGCAGCGCCGACTCTAGTACGATGACCGGTAGAGTAAACAAAATCATTAATGCGGTAGCATGAATGTAATCACTGCCTAGGGAAATTAGCAGAGGGTCACTGCTGCCCCAATGCATGATCACTTCGGCCTGACTATACATAAAGGCTAAAGTTATAAGGGTAAACACTAAACCGGTGTAAAACGACAAGGCTACCGTGCGACCAATGGCCTGCCAGTTTTTATTACCCCAATGCTGAGCACTTAAGATGGCGCAAGCTGTAGAGAAACCATTCAAAATGATAATCGCCACAAAAAAGGCGCGGCCAGCATAACCTACGGCTGCTACTTCGGCATCGCCTAAGGTAGCTACCATTAATACATCCACTAAAGCTAACAGGCTTAGCAATACGGCTTGTAAAGAAATGGGCCAAGCAAGACGCCAGAATTGCTCAAGCCAAGGGCGATTTAACGATGTAGGAACTGTATGCATAGCAACCTCAAAACGTGACCTTCATCAGGTAAAAACTATCTTAGGTTAAAAAACAACCTAACAAACTTGGGCGCAATGCTATCTTATATTCTGGGTATACCACATAATCGAATCTATCAGGAATATGTTCAAAACTATCATATGGAAAAAGTAGACTGGCATGAACGCTTCGACATAGGCCCCGCCTGTGTTGAGCACTTTTTAACCCGAGAGCGTTTCTCCAAGCTCAGCACCTTACAGGTGAATCTGGCGGGGGTTTCTTATATTCGAGGTGAGTATTTAGTCTGTCGCCGGGCGCCACAAGAGCATACGGTGTTGATCTCGATGGCAGGTGAAGGCAATTTGCATACGCCAGAATTACGCCATCGAATCACCGCTAACGAGTTGGTTATTCTGCCCGCTGGCACCCACTATTCCTTGAGTTTAGCCAGTCATTTCTGGCGGCATAATTGGTTTCAATTCTCCGCCGATGTGCGTTGGTATCGTTTCCCTAAAAAGGCCAAAGTCATAAAGATTAACAGCAGTCAAAACATTGATAAGTGCTTAAAGATGTTGTTGGAAGAAGAGCGCTCAGCCCATGTAGACCCACTGATAGAGTCGCATTTAACTCAGCTACTTAAACGCTATTTACTGCAACTGCTTAAACCCTTAAAGCAGGGTGAAGCCAGCCCTTTACATAATTTGGAACAACAACTGCGTGCTAGTTTGCACTATCCGTGGACGGTCAGCCAGATGGCACAACGTTTGTCGGTATCGGAAGCGCATTGCTATCGTTTATTTCAACGAGAATTTAACTGTAGTCCAAAGCAGTATTTAAGCCGCTTACGTTTGGAGCATGGTAGCTACCTATTACGCGAAAGTCGTTGGTCGATAGAGGTGATCGCCAGTCAGTTAGGTTATCAAGACGGCTTTGCCTTTGCCCATCGCTTCAAGAAGAGTTTTGGCGTATCGCCGGGGCGCTATCGTAGTCAGCACCAATCCGCTCCGAAGTAGTACTTAGCCCTACTGGGCAGCTTGCATCTCGTTTAAGCCGCCGCCGTTGAGCACATGCTTATAGCCCATGGCCTCCAAGACCTGTAGGGCATAGGAAGAGCGATTACCAGAGCGACAGTAAACCACAATGGCTTGTTCTTTATCCTTAGTAAGGTGATTTATTTGCTGAGCGACTTGGGTGTGCGGGATGTTGTGCGCTCCTGCTAAATGGCCTTGCTGAAACTCTGCTTGACTGCGCACATCTAAGATTAAAGCTTGTTGCTGTTGTATGGCATTCCAAGCTTGTTCGGCACGCTCTGTCGCATGGCCTAAGGCACTATAACTCAATAGCAGCGCAAGGCCGATGATCTTGGCTAGACTCTTCATGTTCATTCCCTTTCTATGAAGTGTAATAGTAATTAAGAAGGAACATTATAACCCGAGCTAATTTCTATGCATCGGTTTTGTTGTTTGTGGGGCAGGACGAAGGAGAGAAATTGGCCAGCCGCCAGAAGGCGACTGGCCAGAGGCTTAGGCTGCGTTCGATTTTTCTTGGATTAATTTATCTACCACCGATGGATCGGCGAGGGTTGAGGTATCACCCAAGGAGTCGGTCTCATTGGTGGCGATCTTACGCAGAATACGGCGCATGATTTTACCCGAGCGGGTTTTGGGTAGGGCTTCAGCCCAATGCAATATGTCGGGAGTGGCAATGGGGCCAATCTCTTTACGTACCCATGCTTTCACTTCTTTATGTAGTTCGGCGCTGGGCTCTTCACCTGCATTAAGTGTGATATAAGCGTAAATTCCTTGGCCTTTAATTTCATGAGGTACGCCCACGACGGCCGCTTCAGAAATTTTGGGATGGGCCACTAAGGCACTTTCAATTTCTGCAGTGCCCATTCGGTGACCACTCACATTAAGTACGTCGTCTACGCGGCCGGTGATCCAGTAATAACCGTCTTCGTCGCGGCGCGCTCCGTCTCCAGTGGTATAGGTGCCGGGAAAGGTTGAGAAATAGGTTTGCTCAAAGCGCTCATGGTCACCATAAACGGTGCGCATTTGCCCTGGCCAACTGTCTTTTATAATTAAGTTACCTTCGGCAGCACCTTCTAATTCATTCCCTTCGTTATCTACTAAGGCGGGTTGCACACCAAAGAAGGGGCGAGTCGCTGAACCCGGTTTCAAGGCGGTGGCGCCGGGTAGTGGGGTAATTAATATACCGCCAGTTTCGGTTTGCCACCAAGTGTCGACAATCGGACAGCGCTCATCACCGATGGTGCGGTAGTACCATTCCCACGCTTCTGGGTTGATTGGCTCTCCCACCGACCCCATGATTCTCAGGCTACTGCGTTTAGTACCTTGAATCGCCGCGTCGCCTTGTGCCATTAGCGCGCGAATTGCGGTTGGGGCAGTATACAAAATAGTGACTTGGTGTTTATCACAGACTTCACTCATGCGAGCCGAAGTGGGATAGTTCGGCACCCCTTCAAATAAAATGGTGGTGGCGCCATTAGCGAGTGGGCCATATACCAAGTAACTGTGTCCGGTAATCCATCCCACATCTGCAGTACACCAATAGATGTCGCCAGGGTGGTAATCAAACACATATTTAAAGGTCATAGTGGCATAAAGGAGATAACCGCCAGTGGTATGTAATACCCCTTTAGGTTTGCCGGTTGAGCCCGAAGTATAAAGAATAAACAGCGGATCTTCCGCGTTCATCGGCTCGGGTGGACATTCTTCGGCTTGGTTTTCGGTGACCTCGTGCCACCACACATCGCGCTCACTATTCCACTCAACCTCACAGCCTGTGCGCTTAAGCACTACCACACTTTGCACGAAGCTACATTCTGGGTGAGTCAAGGCTTGGTCTACATTGGCTTTTAGTGGCACGCTGCGCCCGCCACGAACACCTTCATCGGCGGTAATCACGTATTTCGAGTTGGAGTCGATGATGCGTCCCGCTAGGGCTTCTGGAGAAAAACCACCAAATACGATGGAGTGCACGGCACCAATACGAGTACAAGCGAGCATGGCTACGGCAGCTTCAGGCACCATTGGCATGTATAAACAAACCACTTCACCTTTTTTCACCCCTTGGGCTTTCAGTGCGTTAGAGAACTGGCACACTTGTTTATACAGTTGTTTGTAGGTGAGTTTACTGTCTTCGTCGGGGCTATCGCCTTCCCAAATAATTGCCACTTCATCGCCACGTTCTTGTAGGTGACGGTCAATGCAGTTGGCACTAACGTTGAGTAGGCCATCTTCAAACCATTTAATACTCACGTGGCCAGGGTCATAAGAGGTATTTTTTACCGTGTTGAAGGGTTTGATCCAGTCGAGTAACTCGCTACCGTGTTTTCCCCAAAATTGTTCAGGCTGGGTGATCGACTCTTGATACATCTCTAAGTACTGCTGGTCGTTTAGCAAGCAGCTTTCTGCAATATTTGGCTTAACCGGGTACAGCTTCTGTTCACTCATATTCCTCTCCTTGCTTCCTCGTGATGAGGCGGGACATCGTCTTTGACGTTTTGGATGTGCCTAAGACTGGCACTGACCAAGGTTGTCGACAATTAGACTTTTGGTTAATTATTTGTGAAGAATTGTAAAATACCTTATTAATCAAAATTATCTTTTATGTTGCGAGCTTAAAGTGAGAGGCTGCTCACGGCTTGCGAAGGTCTTGACTGAGAGGACGCTGGTCGGAGTAGTTAAGATAAGGAGGACAAAGTAGCCGCCAGGCTGAAGCAGGGCGGCTAGAGGAGGACGTTTTATTTAGCGCTGGCGTCTTCAGCTGTCAGACTAAGTATCAGTTTGCCGTCAACAATCTTGGCATTCTTAGGTGAAAAGGTAACGAGGTTGGACTCAAAACCCCAGTCGCCTTTACCCCAACGTTTTTCATCGAAGCTGTTAAAGTCGTCACGCCAAGCTAGACTGAACTCACCATTATCTTTGTATTCGTAATATTCCATCCAATCGATTTTTTGATGCAGTGGCAGGCTTTGGGGATTGAATTTACCTACCCAATCGGCGGCGGCAGAAATCCATATGTTACTGCGGTAGCTTTGCGGCGTATTACGCATGTCGCGAACTTGTTTAGAGTTTTCTGCCGTATCATGACGCACTGTTTCGCCGTTTACCTGCCAAATGATGTCATTCGGGGTCCAGATTAGCGTGTACTCCACAAACTCGTTAACTTGAGGTAGCTTATGGATCTTTTCTGAATGGATCCGTTTATTGAGTTTGCCAGTGATCATATTGGTTTGCAGTTGTTCGGGATGTTTGCCAATTACCTCAAAATCAATTTCTCGCCATGGCCGTCCTTCTCCCTGCCAAGATTCGTCGTCATAGGTAAAAAATGAGGACACCACTCCCGGTGCTGAAACTAGCTTCATGCGAGTGACAAATTTGCCGTAAAGTACCTTATCTAAACTAAATACTTCGGCACCAAATAAAGCTTTATCACTGCGGTTTAAAGAGCCAGTTTGGGCAAGAGTATCTTGGTTGGCTGGCTCTGCTATTGCGTTGAAGCATAGCGCGCTACTGAGTACCACAAGTAGGCAGGTTTTTTTCATTACAACATCCGTTAGCTGATTGAGAAGGAGCTCTAATTTAGCTAGCAATGAAAGTGCTTGCTAGTGCTGATAGTGAGTGTTTGCCACTTCTGTGATTTTCCACTAGTTAGCTGAATAGTCCATGAAATGTTTATCGAACTTGCTCTGCGAAATGCTGAATTGTTAAGCGGAGATCTCAGCGGGTATGGCACTAGTGGGGCGCGGGCCAAAGCGTAAACGCAGCTAAATCATGGCGGCGGTAGGTGATAGCACATCAATGACTTGAGCTTGTCTTGAAGACGTCTCGTTAGCGGAATAGATAGGTGGGGTAAAGTTAGGCATAGATCGCTTTAGGTAGAGCAGTTGTGGGGCTCGGGCCAAAGCGCAAACGCAGCTAAATCATGGCGGCGGTAGGTGATAGCACATCAATGACTTGAGCTTGTCTTGATGATGCCTCGATAGCGAAATAGATAGGTGAGGTTAAGCTAGGCAGAGATCGCTTTAGGTAGCGCAGTTGTGGGGCGCGGGCCAAAGCGCAGCCGCAGGTAAATCATGGCGGCAGTAATCGCATCATCAATCGCTTGATGGCGTCCCGATAGTGGAATAGATAGGCTGCGGCAAATATGAGTGAGATCTTGATTGGGGCTGATCCCTACATGATCAACATGCACTTTATCGGCAAACATGCGGCCTACATCAATGAGCGGGTTTAGCAGCCTAAAACCATAGAGTTGTTTGCAATGGCGGTTGATTATTCGTTGGTCGTAGGCAATGTTGTAGCCAACAATGGGGCGGGGGCCAATAAACTGCAGCAGCCGCGGCAACGCTTGTTCGATGGGGCAGCCTTCTTGTAAGTCACTGTGGCGTAAGCGGTGCACTTTAATTGAGTCACCGGCTAGCTTGTGGGTTGGCAGTACTTTTAATTCGAAACTCTGGCTGGCGAGGATCCGGTTTTCCCGAATAAGCACCGCTCCCATTGAAACAATGTCGGCTTGCTTGGTATTTAGGCTGGTGGTTTCTAAATCTAGCGCGACGTATTCCTTTCCTCGATAGGCTTTAAACAGTGGGGCAAACTCACTGTAGCGAAATTTTTGCTGATAGTACAAACGTTGCAGCATTCGCGCCTCTAGTAATCTCGAATGTTGAAATGCAAGGCGAGTAGTTGTTTGAATTTTTTCACTACGTGCAAGCCGTGGCGCAGTAAGTCACGTTGGCTGTGATTGAGCTGGTCGACTTTTAATACATGATAATCTTGTTCGGATTCGGCAGGAAATAGCTGCTGAATACGCAGTTTAAAAAACAATAGCAGCGCTTCGGTGAGGTTGGCCGCAGTATCTTCGTCAAGTACCTTGAGTTTGGCCAGTTGCTCAATACGTTCTAGGGTATTGGTGGGGCTAATGGCTTGCTCTAGTGCCAGCGCACGTATGCCATGAACAATCGGAAAGATGCCGCCTTTTTTAATGTCTAAACCGGCCTGTTTGGATTTAATATTGCCAAATAGCGTCAGCGGCGTATGAAACTTAAGCGCGGGTTGGGCAAAAAAAGCTAGAGTGACACTGCGGTTGGCCATTTGTGCCATGAGATCTTTGCGTAACCTACGTAATAGACTTTTGTTGCCGGCAATGGCGTGGGCATCAAGCACAATGGCGAGATTCATCATGGCATCGCCATGGCCAGTTTCTATCCAGTCGGCAATGGTCTCACTCCACTGACTTTGTTGTTGAACCCATTGAGGATTGTTCACCATGATATTACCGGGGCAGGGTGGGTAACCTAGTTGCAGCAAGTACTGGCTAAATTGCTCTAGTTGTTGTTGTTTTTCTGGCCAGTCGTAGCCATCTTCAATGACTAAGCCATTGTCTTGGTCGGTCTTAACGATCTGTTCGCCGCGTCCTTCACTGCCCATCACCATCAAGCAAATATGGTTGTGGTGCTGGTGAGGAATGCTGAGTTGAAACACTCGGCTGATGATTTGCTCGTTCATGGTGGCTAACAGCTTCATGATGAACAGCGTGCGAATGCCATTGTTACAGAGGTTTTCTACTAATTTATTGAGGGTATGAGCGGCTTCACTGAGTTCTTCGATGGTGGTGGCTCGGGCGATGCGTAACGCCAGCACGTGAGAGTGAGTGGAAAACAGACTTAGCACATGGGCCATTTCTAAAATGCCGATAATCTTTTGCTGTTCCTTCACCACCACTCGTTCAATGTTATTGCGGGTCATTAATAACATGGCGTTAAATAGAAACTCACCTTTATTAACGCTGATTAAATTAAAGTTAGCCAGTTGGCTCACCGGGGTGTCTAAGGACTGCTGTACTAGAACTGCCGCATGCAATAAGTCGGTGCCAGTTAACATGCCAAAGCAGCCATCGTGGTTCACCAGTAATGATTCGAGTTTTTGTTCTCGCATAATCACCGTGGCCTGTTGCAAGGAGGTTTCTCCTTCGATGACGACCGCAGGTTGCACATTTTTTTCGTCGATGGTGGTAAGAATAAATTCGGCTAGGTTTTTGTTGCCCTCACGAGATTCTACTAACTGATGGCGAGTCGCCAAGTCACGTTGAAAGTAGTCACCAAAGTCACTGTTTTCACTGACCAACTGGCGAAAAACTTTGCTGGGAAGGGCATAACATAGGGTTTCTTCTAGCGCTACGTAGTCATGTTTTGCGTAACCGCCAAATTGCGAGCGTACATCAAACCAATCTTCTACAGTGTAATGGGCAAATACTTCGGCATTGTTGTCGGCGCGCTCTTCAACTTGGCCTTTAATCACAATAAATAGATAACTGGCCTGTTCGCCAGCTGTGACGATTTTCTGTTGGCTTTGAAAGTAATGAATATCGAGATTAGTCGAGACCTGTTGACGTTGCTTGGGGTCTAGTTGATCGAACGGTGGGTGCTGAAAATTAAAATCTGTGCTCATCGCGCTACCATCTATGTAAGTGTGTCATTTACCCCTATTTCTCGCGCTATTTTATTTTTGTGTAGTGCGTACTTTTCAAATTGGGTGGATAGATTAGTCACAGTTAAGCATGTTCTTTTTTGCTACCGTAACCTAGACGACTTTAGTCTAAATGGTGCTCTAGCGCCTGTTTATTACGGTAGTGTGGATCACAAGGAAATAAATTCGGAATGCAAATGGTGAGTGAAGGTTGGTTCGTCATCCCTTTGTCTTTAGCTTATTTGGGGCTGTTATTTGTTATTGCTTATTATACCGACCAAAACCTGACAAAACGGCTACGTTGGCAGCCGCTTTTCTATAGTTTATCGATAGCTGTTTACTGTACCTCATGGACATTTTACGGCACCGTTGGCCAAGCCAGTGCTAATTTCTTGTCGTTCATTCCCATTTACCTTGGCCCCATCCTATTGTTTATTTTTGCTTGGCGCTTATTGGCGCGAGTGGTGTTGATTGCCAAGCGAGAACACATTACCAGCATCGCCGACTTTATCGCCGCCCGTTACGGTAAATCCCAGACCCTGGCGGTGGTCATTTCGCTGATCTGCATTGTTGGCATTTTGCCTTATATTGCTCTGCAACTACGCGCCATTGTGATGGGCTTGGACCTATTTGGTGGTGAGGCGATGCGCCAAGCTGTGGGTAAGGGTAGCAGTTCGCAAATCGCCTTGTTTGTGAGCATTGCGCTGGCCATTTTCACCATGTTGTTTGGTACTCGACATATTGACGCCACCGAACATCACCGTGGAGTGATTGTGGCTATCGCCTTTGAGTCGTTGGTTAAGCTGGTGGCGTTTGTTTGTGTGGGCTTATTGGCGGTGGGGTTGTTATGGGATTTGCCGCAGCCAGCCCAGCTTAATGTTCAGCAATCTTTGGTTAGCAAATGGCAAGGGATCAGTCTTGCCGATATTAGTGATTTAGTCGTGGCTACCTTGTTGGCGATGTCGGCGGTATTGTGTTTGCCTCGGCAGTTTCACGTGACGGTAGTGGAAAACAATCAAGTCAACGATCTTAAAGCTGCCCGTTGGCTGTTTCCTGCTTACTTATTGTTATTGGCGATGTTTGTATTGCCGATTGCCTTAGTGGGGGACGCTTTGTTGCCAAGCAATACGCCGGCCGATCACTACGTGATTCAGCTCCCCTTAGCGGTTGGCCAAGAGTGGTTAGGTATGGTGGCCTTTCTGGGGGGGACTTCGGCGGCCAGTGGCATGGTGGTGGTCTCAACCATTGCCTTAGCGATTATGGTGAGTAATGACTTGGTGCTGCCCTTGCTATTGAAGCAAGGCGGCTTAAGTCGGCGTAACTTCGCCCAATTTAGCGAGCTGTTGCTGAATGTACGCCGTACCACTATTTTGGTGATCTTGCTGTTGGCTTGGGGCACCTTTTTGATGTTGGGGCAAATCAATAATTTGGCCGACATTGGTTTCCTTTCTTTTGCCGCGATAGCGCAACTGGCGGTGCCTTTAGTGTTGGGCTTGTATTGGCGCGAAGGTAATCGCACCGGGGTATATGCCGGCTTAGCGGTGGGCATGAGCCTGTGGTTATTTAACCTTATGAATATGACCGATAGCTTGAGTCCGTTGCTGGGCAGTGCTTGGTTAACGGATTGGTTAACCGCGCCTGAGCTGGCTGGACAAAAACTGATCTCCGATGGCAACTGGGGCATTTTGTTGAGCTTGTTAGGTAATCTTACGGCCTACCTATTAGGGTCTAAATTGTCTAGCCCGGCGGTGTCTGAGTGGCTGCAAGCCAGTAACTTTATTGGCCAGAGTAGTAAAAATGACGATGCCGCCGCCCTGTATCATTCTAAGGTGAGTGTAGAAGAGTTACACATGCTGGCTTCGCGCTTCTTAGGCACGCAGCGCATCGGCGAAGCATTCA from Agarivorans gilvus includes the following:
- the accB gene encoding acetyl-CoA carboxylase biotin carboxyl carrier protein, with amino-acid sequence MDIRKIKKLIELVEESGVAELEITEGEESVRISRNFSGATHAVHAPVAHAAPVAAPAPAPAPAAPAAAPAASEAPSGHQLLSPMVGTFYRSSSPEAAPFVQEGQQVNVGDTLCIIEAMKMMNQIEADKAGVVKAILVNDGEAVEFDEPLFIIE
- a CDS encoding helix-turn-helix domain-containing protein, whose protein sequence is MEKVDWHERFDIGPACVEHFLTRERFSKLSTLQVNLAGVSYIRGEYLVCRRAPQEHTVLISMAGEGNLHTPELRHRITANELVILPAGTHYSLSLASHFWRHNWFQFSADVRWYRFPKKAKVIKINSSQNIDKCLKMLLEEERSAHVDPLIESHLTQLLKRYLLQLLKPLKQGEASPLHNLEQQLRASLHYPWTVSQMAQRLSVSEAHCYRLFQREFNCSPKQYLSRLRLEHGSYLLRESRWSIEVIASQLGYQDGFAFAHRFKKSFGVSPGRYRSQHQSAPK
- the aroQ gene encoding type II 3-dehydroquinate dehydratase, with translation MTNKFSILLLNGPNLNLLGKREPEVYGHQTLNDIVEQLQAQASDLGVSLADFQSNIEGELIERIHQAMGEVDFIIINPAAFTHTSVALRDALLGVNIPFIEIHLSNVHAREPFRHHSYLADKAEGVICGLGSQGYQFALTAAVNKLQQQ
- a CDS encoding family 16 glycosylhydrolase yields the protein MKKTCLLVVLSSALCFNAIAEPANQDTLAQTGSLNRSDKALFGAEVFSLDKVLYGKFVTRMKLVSAPGVVSSFFTYDDESWQGEGRPWREIDFEVIGKHPEQLQTNMITGKLNKRIHSEKIHKLPQVNEFVEYTLIWTPNDIIWQVNGETVRHDTAENSKQVRDMRNTPQSYRSNIWISAAADWVGKFNPQSLPLHQKIDWMEYYEYKDNGEFSLAWRDDFNSFDEKRWGKGDWGFESNLVTFSPKNAKIVDGKLILSLTAEDASAK
- the accC gene encoding acetyl-CoA carboxylase biotin carboxylase subunit, giving the protein MLDKVVIANRGEIALRILRACKELGIKTVAVHSTADRDLKHVLLADESICIGKPAATDSYLDIPRIIAAAEVTDAVAIHPGYGFLSENAEFSEIVEKSGFIFIGPKADTIRMMGDKVEAIKAMKKAGVPCVPGSDGPLGEDEQKNIQIAKRIGYPVIIKAAGGGGGRGMRVVRKESELIQSIAMTKAEAGAAFNNDIVYMEKYLENPRHVEVQVLSDGQGGAIHLGERDCSMQRRHQKVVEEAPAPGITEDMRRYIGERCTRACIEINYRGAGTFEFLYENGEFYFIEMNTRIQVEHPVTEMVTGIDLIKEQLRIAAGQPLSFSQDQVKITGHAIECRINAEDPESFIPSPGRINRFHPPGGMGIRWDSHVYAGYSVPPYYDSMIGKLITYGENRDIAIARMKNALSELVIDGIKTNVPLQQKIMQDENFQFGGANIHYLEKKLGLS
- a CDS encoding MATE family efflux transporter, yielding MHTVPTSLNRPWLEQFWRLAWPISLQAVLLSLLALVDVLMVATLGDAEVAAVGYAGRAFFVAIIILNGFSTACAILSAQHWGNKNWQAIGRTVALSFYTGLVFTLITLAFMYSQAEVIMHWGSSDPLLISLGSDYIHATALMILFTLPVIVLESALRASGNTKLPLYISIFAVIANVALNQLLIFGFGPIPAMGIVGAGVATVIARALQISVLWLSLWWQSHPLVKACLVGFWQFKRTELVKYSKLAAPLIINFAIWSSGVFMFATLYGQLGTNALAAMSLISPIEGIAISCFIGFSSACSIMVGNKLGANNFCQAWIDARLSLLVSPIAALGIGVAIWLLSYPLLNLFGALEAETLTLAKTMVLILAASTWLRIFNMVLINGILRSGGDNSFCLMSDTFSQWGVGLMLTTIAIMVFDVSLITAYCIALSEEVFKAMLCFWRMHQKKWLRNLTTEPMVETN
- the acs gene encoding acetate--CoA ligase, giving the protein MSEQKLYPVKPNIAESCLLNDQQYLEMYQESITQPEQFWGKHGSELLDWIKPFNTVKNTSYDPGHVSIKWFEDGLLNVSANCIDRHLQERGDEVAIIWEGDSPDEDSKLTYKQLYKQVCQFSNALKAQGVKKGEVVCLYMPMVPEAAVAMLACTRIGAVHSIVFGGFSPEALAGRIIDSNSKYVITADEGVRGGRSVPLKANVDQALTHPECSFVQSVVVLKRTGCEVEWNSERDVWWHEVTENQAEECPPEPMNAEDPLFILYTSGSTGKPKGVLHTTGGYLLYATMTFKYVFDYHPGDIYWCTADVGWITGHSYLVYGPLANGATTILFEGVPNYPTSARMSEVCDKHQVTILYTAPTAIRALMAQGDAAIQGTKRSSLRIMGSVGEPINPEAWEWYYRTIGDERCPIVDTWWQTETGGILITPLPGATALKPGSATRPFFGVQPALVDNEGNELEGAAEGNLIIKDSWPGQMRTVYGDHERFEQTYFSTFPGTYTTGDGARRDEDGYYWITGRVDDVLNVSGHRMGTAEIESALVAHPKISEAAVVGVPHEIKGQGIYAYITLNAGEEPSAELHKEVKAWVRKEIGPIATPDILHWAEALPKTRSGKIMRRILRKIATNETDSLGDTSTLADPSVVDKLIQEKSNAA
- a CDS encoding rhodanese-like domain-containing protein, which translates into the protein MKSLAKIIGLALLLSYSALGHATERAEQAWNAIQQQQALILDVRSQAEFQQGHLAGAHNIPHTQVAQQINHLTKDKEQAIVVYCRSGNRSSYALQVLEAMGYKHVLNGGGLNEMQAAQ